The Festucalex cinctus isolate MCC-2025b chromosome 10, RoL_Fcin_1.0, whole genome shotgun sequence region TTCCTCACATCTCACGAAGAAGAATCTGGCGGACGCAGTGTTCCCACCACACCGTTACAAGTAGCGGCCCCAGGTAGTTCTCATTGGAATACTGATACACGCTCAAAGAATTGATGCAGATACACTGACCTTTCTCTGACTGGTAGCCTTCTCTGAGGTGGTTTTATCGGACGTGGCAGAGCAGGCCTCTCAGTCGGTTCCCATGGTCAGCACATCCACTCCCGGCCTTCTTGCGCTCGGCACAGCCAGTACAAGCGAGGAGAGAGATGACGTCTTCCTGGAGTCAGACCCTGATAAGTAAGACGGCGTCTGTGCTGATGATTGTTGGCTTTGATGTTATCCTATTAGACAAATGAGAGTATGGTTAAACAGTACATTTCAACTAGTGCTTAAATGCTTCATTGTTGAGTTTTCAAAGTTAAATTGAATGTTGCATCAAGTTCTCTGAAGTGcttgagaaaataaataagtcCAGTTGCTCTTGGCTAAGTGACTGCCTAGTCAATGAATGATTTTCATATCAACTCGACTGCCAGAtaaatgacgttttttttttgtttttgtttttttattactgtCAATTTTATAAGACAGCAGTGCTGTTTTTATGgtacacctttaaaaaaacaaaaccaaaaaaaaaaactttagaatATTTACTAAGTAGCCTACAGTGTTTATAAGAAGTCCACACACCCCTGTTATAATGCTGGGCTTTTGTagtgtaaaagaaaataaatgataGAGATAAATAATTTACATCTTCTTTGCTACTAATTTGACCGATAACCCGTACagctgtgggaaaaaaaattacatgttttgagtgaaaaaaaaaaaaaaaggacaataatGTAGTTGTATAAATATGCACACCCTGATCTTGATTGGCTTgaggaatgtaaaaaaaaaaaagtttggtacATTCCACAAGTGAACTAGTTAATTGGAAACCGGTGAGTGTCATGATTGGGTACAAAAGGAGCAGTGTAAGGctgtgctgtggtctgacgagtccacatatttatttattttttgggggggggatcacGGGCCAAAGAGGAAAAGGACCATCTGAAAAGATGACTGGAACAGCTGAACTCTATTTGTGGTTAATCAGAAACGCTTCACCTGTTGGCAGCTCTGTGCTTACCAGCATTTAACAagaatttgaatgtgattggttatttcTGAACAGTGAACACAGTCACATAATCAGTTATGAGACTGTGCCCACTTGAGCAACCACATTATCTGAGTTTCTTATTTTTACTTGACCGATGCCCGATGACCCTGTACAGACTATTATGTGCAAAATGATTGatggtgcgttttttttttgttgttgttgttttttgttttttgtttttacacttcCGGCAAGTCTCTCTAGGAACCTGCTAATTTGGGACTAGAAAACCCTTGATCATATTAAAATGTCTTCAACTAAAATGAAAGATGTTAAAGATGAAGATGTATTTCACATGTTAGTTCCAGGCCCAGTGCTGAGAGTTCGGTGGATGCTGTGATGTCTCAAGATGATTTGGTGGAGCCCAGTCAGCCTTCCGACACAGCCAGCCTGCCGTCTACCAGCCAGGAGCCATCATCCAGCTCTGCAGGTACACTTGGTCTCCTCACATCATCACCTGACATTCTTATGACATGGAGGTCCAACTGTCCTTTTGAATGATTCATGGCAGACACCAGCAGTGCTCCAACCAGGGCTGCACCCAGCAGACAGCTGCAACGTTGGCCAGGGACCCGCGCTGGGCGCGCAAAGAGAGGAGGTAGCATTATAGATCTTTCAATCCTGTTGGGACAAATATTAAAATCTCGATATTTTCTAAATAGATATAAAGCTGTAGATTACAAAATGTGGGTATGCAAATTACATCTAtctcagaggtgtccaaactacggcccgccatccatttttcagtggcccgcgacatatgctaaaaatggcatttgactcagttcaaataaaatgaacaaaacaaaaatgtttggagatggtcaaagtaagaagggagggtatcgaaaaacaggtgccattcaaggttattttagttcactaaaactaatgaaaaaactaaaattcaaaaaactattttgttactgaaataaaataaaaatgaaaatgctttttaaaaaaaatgaaaactaactgaaaccacattttatgtttacaaaactaactaaaactataattatagcaaacgtccttcgttttagtctttggtaattaatttaatgcatgagcctttgggtatgattttaaatgtgatatttagtagatttattttgatataaacaggaataatgacgtttgaaagtatgtcacacagaagtgacgtcaagtAGCaggagccaatagaaaagcaccttcagatgacgttgctcccgtgatgttttttaaatatttctcaCAATtaatgcacataaaaaaaataaaaacggaaactaacaaattaaactaaaacattttgaagaacTAAACTAAAGAAAACTAACagcaccaccctgaaaactaataaaaactcactaaaatgaaaaattccaaaactatacaaatattacattaataataataattataataataataattaataatacatacatattattaataaaattacaaataaattggtttatatactgtagtatttttctaaatatacaaaagcacgaataaattatttgtacaatttttaggactaaacaatttctcttcataacattatgtggcccttgcgtccctctgattttctgtatgtggccctcaaattaaaaagtttggacGGCCCTGATCTATGTAAATAAGCAAATTTATTTCAGACcttttcttacttgatttctacatcaataatttgtattatttatgcaATTTACATTTCTTAATGGAAAATCTGAGGGTTTTGTTAGCTATAATCATCAAAATGTAGAAAAATCATTAAGAAAAGAACCATGCTTCCAACTGGACAATATTTATTGCATATTAAATATACAGTTACAGAAAGTGTAATGATTCTAACAATATTTCTTTGCATgctttttataattgtgtttatttgtagaCTTGAGATGCAGTTTATTCAGCCGCTGTATGTCATGTTTCAACAGGTCAAGCATTTCCTTCGCGAGGAATCCATGGAAGACGCATCGCTAGATGAAGCTCTCACACAGAAATCCTGACATTCTCCTTGAGTCAGTCTTCTTTTTTATCTCTTAATTTTGATTCCAGTTTATGCTGAAGTAATTGTGCTTTctgaaaaatcaaattaaaggtTTTCAACCAGTCCCACGTGAAAGAATCTGAATGCTTTCTGTTGTCATCAGAGTGTTTTGGGGCAATTGATGAGGTTGTTGTTCTGAGCAGATGGGTTCTCTCTCGGAGAAGTGACAACGGGTCGGTCCCCGTCAATCCTAATATTGTAGGATTTAGCTGCAAGACACAAAAACATGAATTTGTTTTTGGTTCTGTCACTGGGAAATTCCTGTAACTTTTGGAATGTGCcatacaacttaaaaaaaaaaaaaaaaaaaaaaaaaaaaaaaaaaaacctaaaacattGCTATTCACATTACTACAGCCTTATAAGCTTTACTTGCACTGTAATGGAACTTTGACTGCGGTCAGAACtgcaataaacttttttttttcttttttttttttttaaacacccactGTGTCTGGCACACCCAAACACGTCCCCTTTCTACACTCCTCACAAATGAGtttaaaatgtgtgtgttttttttttgtgtttttttttttggtgatgctCTACTCTTACTTACTTCTAGAGAAGACATAGTATTTGTAGCCCTCTGGTTCCCTGTAACTGGGGACAGAAACAGCAGATGTGATGGTGGTGGGGAATCCTCGCCAGGCCGTCCGGATGTTGATTGTCGGTCCCAAAAGTGAAACTGGAAACAAATCAGCTTTGTCAAAAACAACTCGTTAACATTTCAGTCCTCAGGTTTCTCGTAAATGGTGCTGAGGCCCTTTCCCATGTGTTAAATCTCACAGGATCATGTTGTCCCTCTAAGTTTCAGGCATGACTCATTTTCCAGAAAGCTATGTTGAAACTCAAAAGTGACCTGTGCAAGTTCACCGAGTATTATTGTTATGCTCGCACCCACTGTGACATTTACTACGCAATTTCAATCAAAACAGCCTGAAATCCACTCCTTGGCCAAAACATTAGGCACACCTTACTGATCTAATGCAAGAGAAATTCCTCAGATTTGATCAGATGTTAACTGAACatatcctgaaaaaaaaaacctcgtgTTAAATTATACATTAACAAAGTGTgataaaatcattttaaaaaaaaaaaaaaaaaaaaaaaaaaagctaccacATGCCAGATTGTTGGGGTGACAAACCCTAACTGAAGTGCAATTTTGCCACTGTAGTTATATCAAAACATCTCAAACCCTCAGAATTGTGTAGTTTTTATTCCTACCCGTTTGTCGCGCCACTCGGTTACGGACTGTGTAAATAGCATAACTGGGTTTCTTGTTGCATGACGGAGTGGTGCCAAACTGGTATGAATATTTCTGCACCGTTCCACCTGGAAGAATAAACAGTTATCAAGAGTTcagtataatataaaaaacaaatgttttaagtAATAATTGACATGAATCACCTGTCTTGAAGAAATACACAGATTCTCTTCTCCGACGATACTGGGGCACAGACAGAGCAGCTGTGATGCGACCTTGAAGTCCATCAAAGCCCGTCTCAACAACCTTTGGATATCCTGGGTCCAGGTTATTATTCTCAAATCTCCAGTACTGGTTTCCCTGCAAACCACATGAAATTGGTTTCATTGAAATGTCTAATGCTTCCAAATGCGTGGGggctgtgttttttattttttatttctttatttttttataaaagatGATTGCGGGGAGTCACACAAATAAccttaaaaatgtatgttttcccTTGACAGTTACAACGGGTGAACACAGTATCAATGGGGGATGGAACGCCCCACGCTTGTGTGATGTCACGGGCTGGACCTGGCACCCTGTTTCTGTCCAACAACCAAAAGTAGTGCCCTGTAGATCAGAACATGAACACATATTAGACTGCATGTGAAAACTATGTTAAATATTCAAGAATGTGTTGTCTTAAAACTTATTCTCCTGATTAGAATGCTGTTTGTTATGCTAGGCGCTCCAATGATCTTGACAAGTGTCAAGGATATGAATcattgaaaaatgtaattcacaAATCTTCAGCTACTATTTAGCTAAATCAAGATGTTGTTTAATGTCTAATATTACATAAAAGGTTTGTCTTCATGAGCATGCAAGTGGTGATGCAATAATGTTAATGTCATGGCTTGAGATGCAAGAGTGTCCCATTGTCAcaataaattatattttcaGAACCACGGTGACTTAACGTGtactttttgtcatgtttttctcattaaaaataatttctggCACCCACCTCTGAAAATCGCTATTGTGCCGTTCCTCAGGGTGGTGATGGCATTGGCAGGACGCCCATTGCACAAGTTTGTGTCATTGCTGTCATCTGGAAATAAAGACATCTTTAATAAAAACATCACTGTggggaaaatgaaaataaatattacaaccACAACTTAATCTGAAGGTGGTGGGTTATTtatgtttcacttttttttcctttaatagTTTAACTGTTAATTCCACTCACTGTGGGGAAACCAAAAATACTTAGTTGTAACACTCAATTGTGTACTCCATgggaaacaaaatattgtggcaAAGGTCATGGGTAGAGCCCCACCTCTGAAAATCCCTCAGGTAACATTTGAACTTCAACTAGAAAATCTGTAATTCATTACAATTCTTAGAGTTTCTTTTGTAGAATATTGTCCTGATATTCAAAGTAATTGTTTACCTGCTTGGTAGTCTCTGGAGCTATCCACAGTCAGCACTGCATCTACTGGCTTAATCCCAGGTTTGAGAACAGGTTTATCCACAGAGACTGTTGTAATCAGTGGACCAGAAGGGTTTGGCTTATCCTGAGGTTTTGGTGTGGATTCAGGTGAGGTAGGTTTCTGGGTTTCTGTGACTGGATCGGTGGATGGTTCTGCTGGTGTAACCTCATCTGAAGAATCACCTTGTGACGCATCTGTGAACAAAGGATTAACGGTCGTCGTGACGTCTAGGTCTGATCCCACCGGAGAAATACTAGCGGAGGAATTCTGCGGGTCTGGCGAAGAAGTAGGGTGGCCTGTTGTAACAACTGAAGTGGTTGGTGTGGCTGTCGTCGCCAACTCAGGGAGGATAGGTGCTTCAGAGCTTTCTGCATCTCTTGAGGActcttgtgttgtgttttggggGGCTGAAGTTGTAGACGACTCTTGTGAGGGCACTGCAGGTGAAGAAGGCTCTTGTGTCGGTTCTGGTGGTGGTAGTGAAGATGTGGAAGACTCTTGTGAAGGTTCTGGTGATGGTACTGAAGATGTGGAAGACTCTTGTGAAGGTTCTGGTGATGGTACTGAAGATGTGGAAGACTGTTGTGAAGGTTCCGATGATGTGGAAGACTCTTGTGAGGGTTCTGGCGATGATACTGAAGATGTGGAAGACTCTTGTGAGGGTTCTGGTGATGGTACTGAAGATGTGGAAGACTCTTGTGAAGGTTCCGGTGATGTGGAAGACTCTTGTGATGGTTCCGGTGATGGTACTGAAGATGTGGAAGACTCTTGTGAGGGTTCCGGTGATGGTACTGAAGATGTGGAAGATTCTTGTGAAGGTTCCGGTGGTGGTACTGAAGATGTGGAAGACTCTTGTGAAGGTTCTGGTGATGGTACTGAAGATGTGGAAGACTCTTGTGAAGGTTCTGGTGATGGTACTGAAGATGTAGAAGACTCTTGTGAAGGTTCCGGTGATGTGGAAGACTCTTGTGAAGGTTCCGGTGATGGTACTGAAGATGTGGAAGATTCTTGTGAGGGTTCTGGTGATGGTACCGAAGATGTGGAAGACTCTTGTGAAGGTTCCGGTGATGGTACTGAAGATGTGGAAGACTCTTGTGAGGGTTCTGGTGGTGGTACTGAAGATGTAGAAGACTCTTGTGAAGGTTCTGGCGATGCTACTGAAGATGTGGAAGACTCTTGTGAGGGATCTTGTGGGGCTAAGGTTGTGGACAGCTCCTTTGTGGGTTCTGAAGTTGCAGCTACGTTAGGAACTGCAGTGGAAAATGAAGGTGTGCCATCTGTTTTTTCAGAAGCAGTTTCAGTCTGAGAATCAGTCTGTGCCTGGGATGCTGTCTCCTGCATTGTAGTGGTAGCAGTGGGTGAAGGTTCTGGTTGGGGTTCTGAAGTCGGACTGGGTTGGTTGGAAACTTGTTCAGCTGCCGTGGTAACTTGTGGGGATGTTGTTCCCGAGTCTGGTAAAACAGTCGGAACAGCGGATTAATGTGAATGACCTGTCTATTGTGAGAGTATTTACATTGGTACCCCCTGACATGTAACTTTCAATGGTTTACTTGTGTCCAGTATCCAAATCCATCTTGTCTACCTCTTTAAAGATCAAAATAAACCTCAAGTTACAACCCGTCCTACCGGAATCTTTACACACCTGTTCTCTCAGTGGAGGCTATTCCATCAGCCATGTCAATGGTGGTTGACTTGACCTCATCTTCTGGTGTTGTCGCCAATGGAACTGTCTCTGTGCTTGCCTGTGGAGTGTCTGTGATCAAAGTGTCCTGAGTGGAGACCGCATCCAGTGGCTCAGCTTCAGATGACCCATACCCACTAGCGCTCTCTGGCGTCTGACTTTCCTCTGGAAAACACAGCTACAATGTCAATGTCATGAGAGATTACAAGTGAAAGATGTCATTTGTTTCTCATAACTCACCATCGTTGGCATCATCTTGTGGAAACGATGTTGGACTCACCAGCGGAACTTCATTATTATCTGTCATgggaaaatatgaaacaaacgATACAGATGTCTGCACGCCTACACATGAATGATTACTTTCAAAAGACAGTCATACTAAGGAACACTCCCAAGCTATTATATCTATGGGAGAAAAACATGGAAGAACATATGGACTTGATTCACTCTTCTGAGAATTCTTTTACAGGACTTTGAAGTACGTCTGTGGGAAATTCGGGCGATTCCTCCATAGTGTTTGTGGTCGGCCCCATACCTGATTGGTAAATACCCAGTTATCAGATTGTTAGGTGTGTGATAATTACTTTTGGCCATGAAGCCTAAGTCTTACCATCCTCTTTTGGTTTTCCTCTCTTGGGCGTGAAGCTGTGCCCATTAGCCTCCCACACTATGTCAGAACTGCTCTCTTGTGTTACTGTTGGCCACTCAAGCTTGTGCTTCTTGGCTTTCTGCATGGTGACCAAACCACAGCAATAGAACTACAATTGGTCACAAACATTGTTTTGATAATTAAGTCtagctcatattaaaaacaGATGAGCTTGAGCTATTTTGGAGGGCCGTggatccatccattgtctatgGATCTTTTCTTCATTCGGGTCATAGGTCAACTAGAAATTTTCCATCTATCCTAGTTGACTTTTGACTTTATCCTAGTTGAGAGAGACTGTACAGCAGTCAAAGAAGCATGAATGTTTTCATAGATATGTGTGTGAGGAAAACGGATACTCTATGAAAACccaaacaaaaggaaaacataCAACGTTCACATATTGAAGACATTAAAACCCCAAATCTCCGAACTGTGAGGTAGAATAATTACCTTCATTGTTTCCCCCACTGAGTGCTTCAGATGGCTTTTCAGCTTCATTTCCAGTTTCCTCTGTAGGAATATTGATGGATAAATATTAGCGGGATCACCATATGCAATACTATAAAATATTACAGAACACATATGgtatatattttgttaaaatcaAGCCTTTTGTCAAGGTAAATATACCTTTGGGGTTTTTATCATCTACATTATCATCACATGAACTACTCGTCCCTGGTGCTGATGCATTGGATGCTCCATTGTTTTCCTCTGTGGCAATTGTTAAGACAGAAAATAGCATCAACCCAATGTGTTGGTATAGATTCCTGCATGCTGCATGCGTGTTGTTGTCATGCAGGGCTACTTTGTACTACACTACAATTTCTACCATTTCTGCCTCTCCTACTTTGTGTTGTCCGTGCAAGTTAATTTATATCAAAGTCATTTATATGACTAGCACTGTATTTTCTGCTGCATGTTTGTATCAGAAGCACTACCCTGATCATGCTGAATATGCCGGACAAAGCTTACCTTCTGCATCACAGTGGATCTTGTAATCTGGACAACACTGCTTGAATTTAACACAATcagagtcacagctacacagTCGGCCTCTCTTAAATGATTCCCCACATCGACCTCGACAGGAGTTCTCTGCAgcagataaatgcaatgtgaCACAACTGCAAAGTGAGCTACAGGAAATGACTAATACATAAaaagcaagattttttttcttgagaaaCATAAGGGAAATATTGGACACTTTTGCGTCAGAGATGGCAAATTGTCTTTAAGCTGTATTCCGCTTTTCCACCTGTTAATGTCCTTAAAGCACTTCAAGACTGATGGTGCtgtatcaggagcaactgggggttaagtatcttgctcaaggacacttccacatggtcacaatggtgggggatcgaacccacaagctCTGAGTTGGGAGAgtaccactctaccactgagccatgccacccccaAAAGATGGGCAACTGGTGGACCATGGGCCTCTCGTTGTTGGTTTAATTTCAccccccaaaatattttttattaattttatttctgaaaactgaacaaaaaaaaaaatcatcaaaaaacaCTGATGAACATTCAATGTATATTTTCCCTAAAGCATGGAGGGAAATGGATGAAATAAATcccagaagaaaaaaacaggaaaaattcaaaagtgaaaaaatattggttaaaaaaaatctatcaatCTGCAAATCCATGCGTGCTAAACTGTGAATATGCGGGTAGTGAGTCTACTTTTTAGTTGCAATATTGCCATTCACCGCTAGATGGCAGACACCAGGTCTTATACTGCCCTATAGCCTACTACAAAGTCAGTAGCCAgcctaataatttttttgtggatttggaatgACATGCAGAACAAACATTACCTCAATAATATTAAAgttttgagtgagttgattttttttgtgaaaaaaaaaatacacaaaatgagTTATTGCCCtgcttgaatatttattttatgcaagGGCCCTGCACTGGGGGGAAAATACATAAGGTGATCAATTTGTTGGTTCTTTAAACCCTTTGTTGTTGGATTAGGAGTCTTTTATAcatttggaaattttgaatgaaGAGCCGGTTTTTCACACATATGCTCTTATTTTGTCCTACTCCATAACTAAAATATCATTTAGGAAGTGTCCAGTcgtaataatgaaaaaatgtgGTCCATCCCAATAAAACACAGTTTagagtgttgaaattttttttttttttctggttgtaCTTTGCAAGTGCCAGTGAGAGTAAATCTGAATATGTATTTAAAGCTTATAAATGAATTATTGCTTCTTCTGTTCAACACTGAGGGTTTGATTAAATATCCACTTACTTTACCTCTCAGTGAAACTATTAATGTGAGTCCaacattactcaagtaaaacgTGAAACACAGTATTCACTCACTTGTGGTGCATTCAGATTCAAAGTCGAGGCAGCATTCGCCATACCCCATGCAGTTATAATCACATTGGCACAGGTAACCTCGGTAGTACCCGGTACCACATCTTCCCCTGCAACTGTCTGTTTCTGATAAGAGAGCATTGAATTATGGGAAAACAGAGAGAAAAAATGACACACAGAGGACCTGTGGTAAATAATTGCCACAATAGTAAACACAAATGAGTACAATAAACACGCGTCATTCATTATTTGTTTACTCACAGTTATGCAGCTAAAAGTCACCATCTAACTAAAGCATTATACTCACTTTGGCTGAGAATTGGAGTCAAGGCACAAGCCAGCAGAAGAAGTGAACACAGAGGAGTTGGAGACATTCTCTTGTATACCTGAAAGTAAGCACATCAATTAATGAaaggtttttttctttatatttttgtagCAGACATGATTGGAACTCCTGCACACAAAACCTACCAAGCATAAGGCGCTATGTAAATCCTGCTTAACTTTGGacttgtgctgcttttaaaggCTGAGAGAGGCCGGCTAACTTCGCCATAATTGGCAGATCCGGTCTGTAGTCGAAATGACCTCACAAGCCACAGGGAGGGTCTTCTCGTTCAGACGGAGCGTTTCCTCACAAACACCTGGAAGTACGCCGACACACATCTGTGCCAGGCAGACTTCTGAAAACACCAACTTTGTAATGTGCCACACATAGAGTGAATCCGAAAAATTCACAGCACTTCACTTTTCCCACATTTTATGTTACAGCCTCAGTTCAAAATGGAATGcattcattttcaaatcaaattcgACACACAAGTTTCTCCCCTTTATTTAcgaaacattaaataaaataagacagcACATGTATGAAAGTATTCACAGCCTTTGCCACTGAAAATTGAGCTTGAGAACCCAATTGTTACTCTGTCAGAGCTCTAGATGTCCTCTGTGGAGAGAGGAGAACCTTACCATCTCTAAAACACTCAACCAGACCTGTTTGGTATTGGTAAGTGATCAGACAAAGCCACTCCAAGTTAAATGGCACAAGACAGCCTCCCTGGAGTTTGCCAAAAGACACCTGAAGGACTGTCAGATGCATGAGAAACAAAATTCTCTCGTCTGATGAGACAAAGATTGAATTCTCTGGCGTGAATGCCAGGCATCATGTTTGGAGGAAAACCAGGCAGGCACCACTCATCACCCGACCAATAGGCCGACCATTGCTACAGTGAAGCTACCTATCCAATGTGATGGAACTTGTTTGtttggctttatttatttttcctttcggacacattattaCAACaggttacatcgatcacatcattCTCAGAATATCCGAAAGAAGGGGTGGCTTATTAGTAACCCATCATCATCGATTCCTACTAAtggcatcagtcatatacattgatTATGATAGTCATTGATTCATATCATTATCCATCAATCAAAGATTTATGTCTTCATGAGtgcagatgcgtccttcctcgaCAGATGTGTCCTTGACGTGAGAGGTGCTTCATCATAAATGTTCAGCTATTCAAGTGACCTTTTTcttaatcgttttttttttccccctcctgacATGCTTTTAACTTAAGTTAAATAAAATCCAGTTAATTCAAGTCCTATTATTAAGTTCTTCAAtgaaattattataaattattatttataaattatattatatattatataaattattattcaaattaTGAAAATACCGTACATGAAACTGCACAGGCCTATTTACTGGAATACATGAACTGGCTCAACTTTTCTGATTCATTGccccttttttaaattattataatattaaaataatgcctTGAGACTCAATAGTGTGTGGAGGTCAAACCACCACCATGGTCGCAGGATAGATGTTAACCAAGTTCCCCTGGCTTCCTctcacatttaataataaagaCTCTACAAATTGTCCCAcaggtgtgcatgtgagtgtgaaCTTGTTTGTTGTAA contains the following coding sequences:
- the prg4b gene encoding proteoglycan 4b isoform X1, whose amino-acid sequence is MSPTPLCSLLLLACALTPILSQKTDSCRGRCGTGYYRGYLCQCDYNCMGYGECCLDFESECTTKNSCRGRCGESFKRGRLCSCDSDCVKFKQCCPDYKIHCDAEEENNGASNASAPGTSSSCDDNVDDKNPKEETGNEAEKPSEALSGGNNEDNNEVPLVSPTSFPQDDANDEESQTPESASGYGSSEAEPLDAVSTQDTLITDTPQASTETVPLATTPEDEVKSTTIDMADGIASTERTDSGTTSPQVTTAAEQVSNQPSPTSEPQPEPSPTATTTMQETASQAQTDSQTETASEKTDGTPSFSTAVPNVAATSEPTKELSTTLAPQDPSQESSTSSVASPEPSQESSTSSVPPPEPSQESSTSSVPSPEPSQESSTSSVPSPEPSQESSTSSVPSPEPSQESSTSPEPSQESSTSSVPSPEPSQESSTSSVPSPEPSQESSTSSVPPPEPSQESSTSSVPSPEPSQESSTSSVPSPEPSQESSTSPEPSQESSTSSVPSPEPSQESSTSSVSSPEPSQESSTSSEPSQQSSTSSVPSPEPSQESSTSSVPSPEPSQESSTSSLPPPEPTQEPSSPAVPSQESSTTSAPQNTTQESSRDAESSEAPILPELATTATPTTSVVTTGHPTSSPDPQNSSASISPVGSDLDVTTTVNPLFTDASQGDSSDEVTPAEPSTDPVTETQKPTSPESTPKPQDKPNPSGPLITTVSVDKPVLKPGIKPVDAVLTVDSSRDYQADDSNDTNLCNGRPANAITTLRNGTIAIFRGHYFWLLDRNRVPGPARDITQAWGVPSPIDTVFTRCNCQGKTYIFKGNQYWRFENNNLDPGYPKVVETGFDGLQGRITAALSVPQYRRRRESVYFFKTGGTVQKYSYQFGTTPSCNKKPSYAIYTVRNRVARQTVSLLGPTINIRTAWRGFPTTITSAVSVPSYREPEGYKYYVFSRTKSYNIRIDGDRPVVTSPRENPSAQNNNLINCPKTL
- the prg4b gene encoding proteoglycan 4b isoform X2; its protein translation is MSPTPLCSLLLLACALTPILSQKTDSCRGRCGTGYYRGYLCQCDYNCMGYGECCLDFESECTTKNSCRGRCGESFKRGRLCSCDSDCVKFKQCCPDYKIHCDAEEENNGASNASAPGTSSSCDDNVDDKNPKEETGNEAEKPSEALSGGNNEDNNEVPLVSPTSFPQDDANDEESQTPESASGYGSSEAEPLDAVSTQDTLITDTPQASTETVPLATTPEDEVKSTTIDMADGIASTERTDSGTTSPQVTTAAEQVSNQPSPTSEPQPEPSPTATTTMQETASQAQTDSQTETASEKTDGTPSFSTAVPNVAATSEPTKELSTTLAPQDPSQESSTSSVASPEPSQESSTSSVPPPEPSQESSTSSVPSPEPSQESSTSSVPSPEPSQESSTSSVPSPEPSQESSTSPEPSQESSTSSVPSPEPSQESSTSSVPSPEPSQESSTSSVPPPEPSQESSTSSVPSPEPSQESSTSPEPSQESSTSSVPSPEPSQESSTSSVSSPEPSQESSTSSEPSQQSSTSSVPSPEPSQESSTSSVPSPEPSQESSTSSLPPPEPTQEPSSPAVPSQESSTTSAPQNTTQESSRDAESSEAPILPELATTATPTTSVVTTGHPTSSPDPQNSSASISPVGSDLDVTTTVNPLFTDASQGDSSDEVTPAEPSTDPVTETQKPTSPESTPKPQDKPNPSGPLITTVSVDKPVLKPGIKPVDAVLTVDSSRDYQADDSNDTNLCNGRPANAITTLRNGTIAIFRGHYFWLLDRNRVPGPARDITQAWGVPSPIDTVFTRCNCQGKTYIFKGNQYWRFENNNLDPGYPKVVETGFDGLQGRITAALSVPQYRRRRESVYFFKTGGTVQKYSYQFGTTPSCNKKPSYAIYTVRNRVARQTVSLLGPTINIRTAWRGFPTTITSAVSVPSYREPEGYKYYVFSRTKSYNIRIDGDRPVVTSPRENPSAQNNNLINCPKTL
- the prg4b gene encoding proteoglycan 4b isoform X3, producing MSPTPLCSLLLLACALTPILSQKTDSCRGRCGTGYYRGYLCQCDYNCMGYGECCLDFESECTTKNSCRGRCGESFKRGRLCSCDSDCVKFKQCCPDYKIHCDAEEETGNEAEKPSEALSGGNNEDNNEVPLVSPTSFPQDDANDEESQTPESASGYGSSEAEPLDAVSTQDTLITDTPQASTETVPLATTPEDEVKSTTIDMADGIASTERTDSGTTSPQVTTAAEQVSNQPSPTSEPQPEPSPTATTTMQETASQAQTDSQTETASEKTDGTPSFSTAVPNVAATSEPTKELSTTLAPQDPSQESSTSSVASPEPSQESSTSSVPPPEPSQESSTSSVPSPEPSQESSTSSVPSPEPSQESSTSSVPSPEPSQESSTSPEPSQESSTSSVPSPEPSQESSTSSVPSPEPSQESSTSSVPPPEPSQESSTSSVPSPEPSQESSTSSVPSPEPSQESSTSPEPSQESSTSSVPSPEPSQESSTSSVSSPEPSQESSTSSEPSQQSSTSSVPSPEPSQESSTSSVPSPEPSQESSTSSLPPPEPTQEPSSPAVPSQESSTTSAPQNTTQESSRDAESSEAPILPELATTATPTTSVVTTGHPTSSPDPQNSSASISPVGSDLDVTTTVNPLFTDASQGDSSDEVTPAEPSTDPVTETQKPTSPESTPKPQDKPNPSGPLITTVSVDKPVLKPGIKPVDAVLTVDSSRDYQADDSNDTNLCNGRPANAITTLRNGTIAIFRGHYFWLLDRNRVPGPARDITQAWGVPSPIDTVFTRCNCQGKTYIFKGNQYWRFENNNLDPGYPKVVETGFDGLQGRITAALSVPQYRRRRESVYFFKTGGTVQKYSYQFGTTPSCNKKPSYAIYTVRNRVARQTVSLLGPTINIRTAWRGFPTTITSAVSVPSYREPEGYKYYVFSRTKSYNIRIDGDRPVVTSPRENPSAQNNNLINCPKTL